The following are encoded in a window of Sutcliffiella horikoshii genomic DNA:
- a CDS encoding YczE/YyaS/YitT family protein — MQGERSIDRRFFLTKWSIYFIGLLIMAFGIVLMIRADLGSAPWDVFHIGLFYQIGLTIGTWSIIVGFFILMISSMITKKLPPLGAFLNMLMVGIFIDLYMMIPQLHTPDLFILKLIMLLIGVLVIGIGIGVYISSRCGAGPRDSLMIALTEVTGWKVQYIRLGMELVVLCLGWLLGGPIFIGTILFSLTIGSIVGLTLPACQRATDSLLDKIQHKKEKKVTFQI, encoded by the coding sequence ATGCAAGGAGAGCGGAGTATAGACAGAAGGTTTTTTTTGACAAAATGGTCCATCTATTTTATCGGACTGTTGATTATGGCCTTTGGCATTGTTTTAATGATACGTGCTGACTTGGGCAGTGCGCCATGGGATGTCTTTCATATCGGACTTTTCTACCAAATTGGATTGACGATTGGTACCTGGTCCATCATTGTGGGCTTTTTTATTTTGATGATCTCTTCCATGATTACCAAAAAGCTTCCTCCATTAGGTGCTTTTTTGAATATGCTAATGGTCGGAATCTTCATTGATTTGTATATGATGATCCCACAGTTACACACACCGGACCTGTTTATTTTAAAACTGATTATGCTCCTAATAGGTGTATTGGTGATCGGAATCGGAATAGGAGTCTACATTTCCTCACGATGTGGTGCAGGGCCAAGGGATAGCTTGATGATTGCCTTGACGGAAGTGACAGGATGGAAAGTGCAATATATTAGATTAGGAATGGAATTAGTAGTATTATGTTTAGGTTGGCTTTTAGGTGGACCTATCTTTATCGGTACCATTCTATTCAGTCTTACCATCGGAAGCATCGTCGGCCTGACGCTGCCTGCCTGTCAAAGGGCAACGGACTCATTACTTGATAAGATTCAACATAAAAAAGAAAAAAAGGTAACCTTTCAAATATAG
- a CDS encoding tetratricopeptide repeat protein, with protein MKDNNALGIQYLQEGKYEEALAAFSKEIEENPENAVAYVNFGNVLSAVGELEKAMKFFERALEKDDAIGTAHYGLGNVYYQLEKWNEAKDQFELAMKKGVNDSDIFFMLGMTLLQFEQPKLSLPYFQRAVELKPEDAEARFQYGMCLAGLGLIKEATAEFEMVVEEDSMHADAYYNLGVAYAYQENREKALENLDKALDVQADHMLAAHAKKILTEEN; from the coding sequence ATGAAAGATAATAATGCATTAGGTATTCAATACCTTCAAGAAGGAAAATACGAAGAGGCACTTGCCGCTTTTTCAAAAGAAATTGAAGAGAATCCGGAGAATGCGGTAGCATATGTAAACTTTGGAAATGTACTCAGTGCTGTCGGGGAGCTAGAAAAAGCCATGAAGTTTTTCGAACGTGCGTTGGAAAAAGACGACGCCATCGGAACAGCGCACTACGGTCTTGGTAATGTCTATTATCAGCTTGAAAAATGGAATGAAGCAAAAGATCAGTTTGAACTTGCGATGAAGAAAGGTGTTAATGACAGTGATATCTTTTTTATGCTGGGGATGACTCTATTGCAATTTGAACAGCCAAAGCTTTCCCTTCCATATTTTCAACGTGCAGTCGAATTAAAGCCTGAAGATGCAGAAGCAAGATTTCAATACGGAATGTGTTTAGCTGGACTGGGGCTCATAAAAGAAGCGACAGCGGAGTTTGAAATGGTAGTAGAGGAAGATTCAATGCACGCAGATGCTTATTATAATTTAGGCGTTGCATATGCATACCAAGAAAATAGGGAAAAAGCATTGGAGAATCTGGATAAGGCATTGGACGTACAGGCAGATCATATGCTGGCGGCCCATGCGAAAAAAATTCTCACAGAAGAAAACTAG
- the mnmA gene encoding tRNA 2-thiouridine(34) synthase MnmA, which produces MTKAPKDTRVVIGMSGGVDSSVAALLLKEQGYDVIGIFMKNWDDTDEFGVCTATEDYNDVIRVCNQIGIPYYAVNFEKQYWDKVFQYFLDEYKAGRTPNPDVMCNKEIKFKAFLEHALDLGADYLATGHYAQVEFRDGEYKMLRGLDENKDQTYFLNQLGQEQLSKVMFPIGNIEKSEVREIAKRAGLATATKKDSTGICFIGERNFKEFLSGYLPAQPGNMLTMDGEVKGKHDGLMYYTIGQRHGLGIGGSGDPWFVIGKDLKKNVLYVGQSFHNELLYSDSITATDISWVSENPPADGTVCTAKFRYRQADNKVKIQHLEDNKVKVIFDEPVRAITPGQAVVFYNGDECLGGGTIDHVFKNNEKLWYVG; this is translated from the coding sequence ATGACAAAAGCACCAAAAGATACCCGTGTAGTAATAGGAATGTCCGGTGGAGTAGATTCATCCGTAGCAGCCCTTCTTCTCAAAGAACAAGGCTACGATGTAATCGGTATTTTCATGAAAAACTGGGACGACACCGATGAATTTGGAGTATGCACGGCAACGGAAGACTACAACGATGTCATCCGTGTCTGCAACCAAATCGGAATCCCTTATTACGCGGTCAATTTCGAAAAACAATACTGGGACAAAGTATTCCAATATTTCTTAGATGAATACAAAGCAGGACGTACACCAAATCCTGACGTTATGTGTAACAAAGAAATCAAATTCAAGGCTTTCCTTGAGCATGCATTGGATCTAGGCGCAGACTATTTGGCAACAGGCCACTATGCACAAGTGGAATTCCGCGATGGCGAATACAAAATGCTTCGCGGTCTTGATGAAAACAAAGACCAAACCTATTTCTTGAATCAACTGGGACAAGAGCAACTGTCTAAAGTAATGTTCCCAATCGGCAATATTGAAAAATCCGAAGTACGTGAAATTGCCAAACGTGCAGGTCTTGCAACAGCAACGAAAAAAGATAGCACGGGAATCTGCTTTATAGGAGAACGTAATTTCAAAGAATTCCTGAGCGGTTACCTTCCAGCGCAACCTGGAAACATGTTGACCATGGACGGGGAAGTGAAAGGGAAGCACGACGGATTGATGTATTATACAATCGGTCAGCGTCACGGGCTTGGAATTGGAGGAAGCGGGGATCCTTGGTTTGTTATCGGAAAAGATCTAAAAAAGAATGTCCTTTATGTGGGACAAAGCTTCCATAACGAATTATTATACTCAGATTCCATCACTGCTACAGATATCAGCTGGGTGTCTGAAAATCCGCCAGCCGATGGTACAGTATGCACGGCTAAATTCCGTTATCGTCAAGCAGATAACAAGGTGAAAATTCAGCATCTTGAAGATAATAAAGTGAAGGTTATTTTTGATGAGCCGGTTCGAGCGATTACTCCTGGACAAGCTGTTGTATTTTATAATGGTGATGAATGTCTTGGTGGGGGAACAATTGATCATGTGTTCAAAAACAACGAAAAACTTTGGTATGTAGGATAA
- the recD2 gene encoding SF1B family DNA helicase RecD2 has protein sequence MKDQKQQSSLDLFEEHEKFIKGSHLVTIFHNESNMYSVVRIRVTETNVAYDEKEAVVTGYFPRIHEDETYIFFGQMKEHPRFGLQFHVEHFRKDIPQTRHGIVQYLSSDLFSGIGRKTAEKIADALGENAISKILENPSVLDTIPKLAGDKAKLLYDTLMEHQGLEQVMIALSQFGFGPQLSMKIYQAYKDQTIETLQKNPYELVETVEGIGFARADELGNHFGISGNHPDRIRAGCLYMLEQHSMQEGHCYVLEEQLTEAVVRLLNEKQHGLVAESDISREIMQLTEEGKLKAEEGKVYLPSLYFSEQGVVTNIKRVLEQTQYADQFPESEFLLALGELEDRLKVQYAPSQKEAIQQALMTPMLLLTGGPGTGKTTVIKGIVELYADLHGCSLEPNDYSKDDPFPIMLVAPTGRAAKRMSEATGLPSLTIHRLLGWNGSEGFQHDEENPIPGKLLIVDEVSMVDIWLANQLFKSLPEDIQVVLVGDEDQLPSVGPGQVLKDLLASSVIPTVQLTDIYRQADGSSIIELAHDMKDGVVPADISSGQKDRSFIKCGQSQILDVVKKVCANAQSKGYTARDIQVLAPMYRGTAGIDKLNEMLQELFNPKSEQRRELSFGDVVYRTGDKVLQLVNQPESHVFNGDIGEVVSIFYAKENTEKQDMVIVSFDGNEVTYTKQDLGQITHAYCCSIHKSQGSEFPIVVLPVVKSYYRMLRRNLLYTAVTRAKRFLILCGEEEALKLGVQRADEMARQTSLKDRLQMKQSEALPDDEVIDPVLQEVPFWKDANIGMENVSPYDFMDEE, from the coding sequence ATGAAGGACCAAAAGCAGCAATCCTCCCTCGATTTGTTTGAGGAACATGAAAAGTTTATTAAAGGGTCGCATCTCGTCACCATCTTCCATAATGAATCCAATATGTATTCAGTAGTGCGAATCAGAGTGACGGAGACGAATGTTGCGTATGATGAAAAAGAAGCGGTCGTCACTGGTTATTTCCCTCGCATTCATGAAGACGAGACTTACATATTTTTTGGTCAAATGAAGGAACATCCCAGGTTTGGCCTTCAATTTCATGTAGAGCACTTTCGGAAGGACATTCCTCAAACACGACACGGTATTGTCCAATATCTTTCAAGCGATCTGTTTTCAGGTATCGGAAGAAAAACTGCCGAGAAAATTGCAGATGCACTTGGTGAAAATGCCATTTCCAAAATACTTGAGAATCCTTCTGTACTGGATACCATTCCCAAGCTTGCTGGTGATAAAGCCAAACTGCTTTATGACACGTTGATGGAACATCAAGGATTGGAACAGGTCATGATTGCCCTGTCCCAGTTTGGTTTTGGCCCGCAATTGTCCATGAAAATTTATCAAGCTTATAAAGATCAAACGATTGAAACCCTTCAAAAAAATCCGTACGAGCTGGTGGAAACAGTAGAAGGTATTGGCTTTGCCAGAGCAGATGAGCTTGGAAATCATTTCGGAATATCCGGAAATCATCCAGACCGCATCAGAGCAGGCTGCCTGTATATGCTCGAACAGCATTCTATGCAGGAAGGTCACTGTTATGTGCTTGAGGAACAACTTACAGAAGCGGTCGTCAGACTTTTGAATGAAAAGCAGCATGGCCTTGTCGCAGAGTCTGACATTTCTCGGGAAATTATGCAACTGACGGAAGAAGGAAAGCTTAAAGCAGAAGAAGGGAAAGTATATTTACCTAGCCTCTATTTTTCAGAGCAAGGTGTGGTTACCAATATCAAAAGGGTACTGGAGCAGACCCAATATGCCGACCAGTTCCCTGAGTCAGAGTTCCTCCTTGCATTAGGTGAACTAGAAGACAGATTGAAGGTACAGTATGCTCCTTCGCAAAAAGAAGCCATTCAGCAAGCATTAATGACTCCCATGCTTCTTTTGACAGGTGGGCCTGGGACAGGTAAAACGACCGTGATTAAGGGAATCGTAGAACTATACGCAGACCTTCATGGTTGTTCATTGGAACCTAATGATTACAGCAAGGATGATCCTTTTCCTATTATGCTTGTCGCCCCAACAGGTCGTGCTGCCAAACGCATGAGCGAAGCAACTGGGCTGCCTTCTCTGACTATACATAGGCTACTCGGTTGGAATGGTTCGGAAGGGTTTCAGCATGATGAAGAAAACCCCATACCAGGTAAGCTTTTGATTGTTGATGAGGTTTCGATGGTTGATATTTGGCTTGCGAATCAACTGTTTAAGTCTCTCCCTGAGGATATCCAAGTTGTATTAGTGGGAGATGAAGATCAACTTCCTTCCGTTGGTCCAGGTCAAGTATTAAAAGACTTACTCGCGTCCAGTGTGATTCCTACTGTTCAATTGACCGATATCTACAGACAGGCAGATGGTTCCTCAATCATTGAATTGGCACACGATATGAAAGACGGGGTTGTGCCGGCAGATATTTCATCTGGACAGAAGGACCGTTCTTTTATCAAATGCGGACAATCACAAATATTGGATGTAGTAAAAAAAGTATGTGCAAACGCGCAAAGTAAAGGCTATACTGCTCGGGATATCCAGGTGCTTGCACCAATGTATAGAGGGACAGCTGGGATAGATAAACTTAATGAAATGCTCCAAGAACTTTTCAATCCCAAAAGTGAGCAGCGGCGTGAGTTAAGTTTTGGGGATGTGGTGTACCGGACAGGTGATAAAGTCTTGCAGCTTGTCAATCAACCGGAAAGTCATGTTTTTAACGGTGACATCGGTGAAGTGGTTTCCATCTTTTACGCGAAGGAAAATACAGAAAAACAAGATATGGTCATCGTTTCTTTTGATGGCAATGAAGTTACTTATACCAAGCAGGATCTTGGGCAGATAACTCACGCATATTGTTGTTCCATACATAAGTCCCAAGGAAGTGAATTTCCGATTGTCGTATTGCCTGTAGTGAAAAGTTATTACAGGATGCTCAGGCGTAATCTACTGTATACTGCTGTGACACGTGCCAAGCGTTTTTTAATTCTTTGCGGCGAAGAAGAAGCCTTAAAACTTGGTGTGCAACGGGCCGATGAAATGGCAAGGCAAACATCGTTAAAAGACAGACTTCAAATGAAGCAGTCTGAAGCTTTACCAGATGATGAAG
- a CDS encoding cysteine desulfurase family protein — translation MKQIYLDHAATSPMHPAVLDSMLPVMREDFGNPSSIHGFGRKTRHLVDEARHVAANSIGAKETEIIFTSGGTEADNLAIIGVARANKSRGNHIITTQIEHHAVLHTCEQLEKEGFEVTYLPVDEHGQIKLADLKDALTDKTILVTIMYGNNEVGTVQPIKGIGEIVKEHQAYFHTDAVQAFGLLPINVKEQGIDFLSMSSHKINGPKGVGFLYARAGVSFSTLTYGGEQERKRRAGTENVAGIVGLKTAIELSLEQAKEKVALYKNFKETMLQIWQEEDVTFQINSGTEETLPHVLNVYFPGTNVESLLVNMDLAGIAVSSGSACTAGSIDPSHVLVAMFGKDSDKTASSIRFSFGLGNTLEDITHAAKETAKVVKRLTRKS, via the coding sequence TTGAAACAGATTTATTTAGATCATGCAGCAACCTCCCCCATGCATCCAGCTGTCCTCGATAGTATGCTTCCTGTTATGAGAGAGGATTTCGGAAATCCTTCAAGCATCCATGGATTTGGTAGAAAAACAAGGCATCTCGTGGATGAAGCAAGGCACGTTGCAGCCAATTCCATTGGTGCGAAAGAAACAGAAATCATTTTTACAAGCGGCGGGACAGAAGCAGACAACTTAGCCATTATCGGGGTCGCGCGCGCCAATAAATCACGTGGAAATCATATCATTACAACGCAAATAGAGCACCATGCTGTCCTTCATACATGTGAACAACTAGAAAAAGAAGGCTTTGAAGTAACCTATTTGCCTGTTGATGAACACGGTCAGATTAAACTGGCTGATTTAAAGGATGCACTTACAGACAAAACCATTCTTGTCACCATCATGTATGGCAATAATGAGGTAGGAACGGTTCAGCCTATCAAGGGAATTGGGGAAATTGTTAAAGAACATCAAGCTTATTTTCATACGGATGCTGTACAAGCTTTCGGACTTCTGCCAATCAATGTGAAGGAACAAGGCATTGATTTTCTATCTATGTCTTCCCATAAAATCAATGGGCCTAAGGGAGTTGGCTTCTTATATGCAAGAGCGGGAGTCTCCTTCTCTACCTTGACATATGGCGGCGAACAAGAACGGAAACGCCGGGCAGGTACAGAAAATGTCGCTGGAATCGTCGGATTGAAAACAGCGATTGAATTAAGCTTGGAGCAAGCAAAAGAAAAAGTGGCATTGTATAAGAATTTTAAAGAAACGATGCTTCAAATTTGGCAGGAAGAAGATGTTACGTTTCAGATTAACAGCGGAACAGAAGAAACATTGCCGCATGTGCTGAACGTTTATTTTCCAGGAACGAATGTTGAGTCCTTATTGGTCAACATGGATTTGGCAGGTATAGCAGTCTCAAGCGGATCTGCTTGCACAGCAGGATCCATCGACCCGTCCCATGTCCTTGTTGCCATGTTCGGAAAAGACTCAGACAAAACTGCTTCCTCCATCCGCTTTAGCTTCGGACTGGGAAACACACTAGAAGACATCACACACGCTGCCAAAGAAACAGCCAAAGTCGTAAAAAGACTAACACGAAAGAGTTAA
- the cymR gene encoding cysteine metabolism transcriptional regulator CymR yields the protein MKISTKGRYGLTIMIELAKNVGEGPLSLKTIAQTHDLSEHYLEQLIAPLRNAGLVKSIRGAYGGYILADEPAKITAGDIIRVLEGPISPVEVIDDEEPAKRELWIRIRDAVKDVLDSTTLDDLANYEGGDQEAYMFYI from the coding sequence ATGAAAATTTCAACTAAAGGACGATACGGATTGACCATAATGATTGAACTTGCAAAAAATGTGGGGGAAGGTCCACTTTCGTTAAAAACGATTGCACAAACACATGACCTCTCTGAGCATTATTTGGAGCAATTAATTGCACCTCTTCGTAATGCAGGGCTTGTAAAAAGTATAAGAGGCGCATATGGTGGTTATATTTTAGCAGATGAACCAGCGAAAATTACAGCTGGTGATATCATTCGTGTACTAGAAGGACCAATCAGTCCGGTTGAAGTGATTGATGATGAGGAACCAGCAAAACGTGAACTGTGGATCAGAATTCGTGATGCGGTTAAAGACGTATTGGATAGTACAACACTTGATGATTTGGCCAATTATGAAGGCGGAGATCAAGAAGCATATATGTTCTACATCTAA